A window of Nocardia arthritidis genomic DNA:
TGAAATTCGCGCTGCCCAGCATCTGCCGCAGATACCACTCGGCCTGCGTCTCACCCTCGAGCTGCTCGATGGTGAATTTCTCGGCGCCGTCCGGGAAATGCCCGCAGAAGATCACCGCGTATGCCCACAGATTCCGCACCAGGTTCGCGGTGGCGTTCGCCTTCAGCGTCGATTTCCACGCGGGCCCGGTGAGCAGCGGATAGATCAGGAAATCCTTGGCCACCTGCCGCACGATCTTGCCGCCGAACTCCTTGTTCGCCGGCGAACCCAATTGGTAGCGCGGGGTGTTGGTGAGCTCCTTCTCGATGCTCCAGTCGTGCAGCGCGATACCCCATTCGAAGGTGGCGGCCAGCAGCAGATTCGCCAACGGCTGCACCAGGTGCATCGGCTTCCACTCCTCGTCCCTGGTCATCCGCAGGATGCCGAAACCGAGGTCCTCGTCCTTGCCGAGCACATTGGTGTAGGTGTGGTGCGAATAGTTGTGCGCGCGCCGCCACTGCGCCGACGGCCCGGTCATATCCCACTCCCAGGTGCTCGAGTGGATTTCCGGATCGTTCATCCAATCCCACTGCCCGTGGCTGACGTTATGCCCGAGCTCCATGTTCTCGATGATCTTGGCCACCGAGAGCAGTGCCGTCCCGGCCAGCCACGCCCATCGGTTGCGGCTGCCGAACAGCACGGCGCGCCCGGCCACCTCGAGACCGCGCTGGGCCGCGATGGTGCGCCGGATGTATTTCGCGTCGCGCTCGCCGCGAGCGAGCTCGATATCGCGCCGGATCGCATCGAGTTCCCGCCCCAGTGCCTCGATGTCGGCCGCCGTGAGATGAGCGAACGCCTGAATATCGGTGATGGCCACCGGGGTCCTTTCCCTACACGAATTGCTTCGAGCCTACCTGCGCGAAATGTCGCGCCCTCAGACGTCGAGTGTGCAGTCGCCGGCCGCGGCGGAAATACAGGTCTGCACCTTGTCGCCCTCGCGGCGCTCGTCACCGTTGCGCAGATCCCTCGTGTAACCGGAACTCAGTGTGACGACACAGGTTTGGCAGATGCCCATGCGGCAGCCGAACGGCATCTGGACACCGACCGACTCACCGGCCTCCAGCAGACTGGTCGCGCCGTCCACCGTCGCGCTGCGACCGGACTTGCCGAATGTCACGGTGCCGCCCTCACCCACCGCCGACCGCTCGATCTCGAAACGCTCGACATGCAGCCGATCGCTCAGGCCCGCATCGCGCCAGTGCCGCTCGATCTCGTCGAGCAGCGCGGCGGGGCCGCAGGCCCAGGTCTCGCGCTCGCGCCAGTCCGGCAGCGCCTCGTCCAGGGAGTCCAGTGCGAATTTGCCCCGCTCACCCGTCAGATGCGGGCGCATGGTGAAGCTGGGATGCCGGTCGTGCAGCTCGCGCAGTTCCGCGCCGAACATGATGTCCTCGGCGGTGCGGGCGGAATGGATGTGCACCACATCGGGCACCGCGTCGCGGCGGTCCATCGCCCGCAGCATCGCCATGACCGGGGTGATGCCGCTACCTGCGGTCAGGAACAGCACCTTCGGCGGCGGCGGTGACGGCAGCACGAAACCGCCCTGCGGCGCGGCCAGCCGGACGATGGCGCCGGGCCGCACACCGTTGACCAGATGGCTCGACAGGAAACCCTCCGGCATCGCCTTCACCGCGATGGAGATCACCCGCTTGCCGCCATGACCCGGCTCGTTCCAATTCGGCGGGCAGGTAAGCGAATACGAGCGCCAATGCCAGCGGCCGTCGATCAGGATGCCGATGCCGATGTACTGGCCCGGTTGGTATTTGAAGTCGAAACCCCAGCCCGGCTTGATCACCAGCGTCGCCGAATCGGCGGTCTCCTTGCGCACCTCGACGACG
This region includes:
- a CDS encoding fatty acid desaturase — its product is MAITDIQAFAHLTAADIEALGRELDAIRRDIELARGERDAKYIRRTIAAQRGLEVAGRAVLFGSRNRWAWLAGTALLSVAKIIENMELGHNVSHGQWDWMNDPEIHSSTWEWDMTGPSAQWRRAHNYSHHTYTNVLGKDEDLGFGILRMTRDEEWKPMHLVQPLANLLLAATFEWGIALHDWSIEKELTNTPRYQLGSPANKEFGGKIVRQVAKDFLIYPLLTGPAWKSTLKANATANLVRNLWAYAVIFCGHFPDGAEKFTIEQLEGETQAEWYLRQMLGSANFKAGPVMAFMSGNLCYQIEHHLFPDLPSNRYPEIAARVRELCDKYDLPYTTGSLGKQYLLAFRTIHKLALPDRFLKRTADDAPETSSERKFAGITLPSLPTAGWSESHWLGVDPESGRRRGLRSALREAKVVLEEKARHEKEVLREAKAALKDKARQEQAALRDATLALQEKARQEKVALRRKALRERAILRVRRRRMA
- a CDS encoding ferredoxin reductase; protein product: MSSKRGGFSVRGIRQWLEAPAASVAERGGRLNVLRGAVARVTTPLLPDDYLHLANPLWSVRELRGRVVEVRKETADSATLVIKPGWGFDFKYQPGQYIGIGILIDGRWHWRSYSLTCPPNWNEPGHGGKRVISIAVKAMPEGFLSSHLVNGVRPGAIVRLAAPQGGFVLPSPPPPKVLFLTAGSGITPVMAMLRAMDRRDAVPDVVHIHSARTAEDIMFGAELRELHDRHPSFTMRPHLTGERGKFALDSLDEALPDWRERETWACGPAALLDEIERHWRDAGLSDRLHVERFEIERSAVGEGGTVTFGKSGRSATVDGATSLLEAGESVGVQMPFGCRMGICQTCVVTLSSGYTRDLRNGDERREGDKVQTCISAAAGDCTLDV